The proteins below come from a single Chitinophaga pinensis DSM 2588 genomic window:
- a CDS encoding TonB-dependent receptor, whose translation MTYRLLILLSFLPLSLFAQDKAKPASAAAVPKDTAAARMLQGVTIFSSKNNSVSPVQTLSGVALEKMNSLSVADAVRFFSGVQLKDYGGLGGLKTLNVRSMGTNHVGVFYDGIQLGNAQNGTVDLGRFSLDNIEQIDLYNAQKGAILQPAKGFSAASSIYLQSRKPIFHEGETTHGKVAIKTGSFGMVNPSVRLEQKISSNLSAVISSEWLHGNGRYKFRYTNGTYDTTAVRENAGIDASRVEGGLYGQFKDSSTWHAKVYYYNSTRGLPGAIVSNKFYNGQHQWDRNLFVQTSYNKKFGKRYTMLLNAKYMYDYVRYLDTSIITDYGPLMNRYRQHEYYISSANQYKLTSFWDVALSADFQLNEMTAVNLDHFAIPTRYTTLAAAATQLHLGQVEMQGNLLATFINEKTKLYSSGHDYSALRPTILVSWQPFRLEDLKLRAFYKSIFRMPTFNDMYYSTVGNPDLKPEHTRQYNAGIGYTRNSKGFLQFFSLQTDVYYSHVKDKIVAAPGRNFQWMMQNIGGVDIYGADASVQLSPRLLNQVQTDFSVKYTYQKALDVTDPQEVNYKDQIAYVPVHSGSFIAHASWNKWDINYSFIYVGERYFLNTNVPLYYLEPWYTSDLSVSTSFLFKHKLIKLTGELNNVFNQYYDVVINYPMPGRYYRLTASINF comes from the coding sequence TTGACTTACCGTCTTCTTATACTTCTTTCCTTTCTGCCGCTATCTCTGTTTGCACAGGATAAGGCGAAGCCGGCATCCGCAGCAGCAGTACCAAAAGATACTGCTGCTGCCCGGATGCTACAGGGCGTTACCATTTTTTCCAGTAAGAATAATTCCGTTTCTCCTGTACAGACACTGAGCGGTGTTGCGCTGGAGAAGATGAATAGCCTGTCTGTGGCTGACGCCGTACGCTTCTTTTCAGGGGTACAGCTGAAAGATTACGGTGGCTTAGGTGGACTCAAAACCCTGAACGTACGCAGTATGGGAACGAACCATGTGGGCGTATTTTATGACGGTATACAATTGGGCAACGCGCAGAACGGTACCGTGGATCTGGGGCGTTTTTCGCTGGATAATATAGAACAGATCGATCTTTATAATGCGCAGAAAGGCGCTATTCTTCAACCTGCAAAAGGATTTTCTGCAGCTTCCTCCATTTATCTGCAATCCAGGAAACCGATTTTTCATGAAGGAGAAACCACGCATGGCAAAGTAGCTATTAAGACCGGTTCGTTCGGTATGGTCAACCCCTCGGTACGACTGGAACAAAAGATCTCCAGTAACCTGTCAGCAGTTATCAGCAGTGAATGGCTGCATGGCAATGGCCGGTATAAATTCAGGTACACCAATGGTACCTATGATACGACCGCTGTCAGGGAAAATGCCGGTATAGACGCTTCCCGCGTAGAAGGGGGGCTCTACGGGCAGTTTAAAGACAGCAGTACCTGGCACGCGAAAGTTTATTATTACAATTCCACCCGCGGACTGCCTGGCGCTATTGTCAGTAATAAGTTCTATAACGGGCAACACCAGTGGGACCGCAATCTGTTTGTACAAACCTCCTACAACAAGAAATTCGGCAAGCGGTATACCATGTTGTTGAATGCCAAGTATATGTATGATTATGTACGTTATCTTGATACATCGATCATTACGGATTACGGTCCGCTCATGAACCGCTATCGCCAGCATGAATATTATATTTCCTCCGCTAACCAGTATAAACTGACTTCTTTCTGGGATGTGGCGCTTTCGGCGGACTTTCAGCTGAATGAAATGACGGCTGTTAACCTGGACCATTTCGCGATTCCTACCCGTTATACGACCCTGGCTGCTGCAGCTACGCAATTGCATCTCGGACAAGTGGAAATGCAGGGAAACCTGTTGGCGACCTTTATTAACGAAAAGACAAAGTTATATAGCTCCGGACATGACTACAGTGCATTAAGACCGACGATCCTGGTGTCCTGGCAGCCATTCCGGCTGGAAGACCTGAAACTGCGCGCTTTTTATAAGAGCATTTTCCGGATGCCGACCTTCAATGATATGTACTACAGTACCGTCGGCAATCCAGATCTGAAACCGGAGCATACCCGGCAATATAACGCCGGAATAGGGTATACCCGCAATTCCAAAGGCTTCCTGCAATTCTTCTCCTTACAGACCGACGTGTATTACAGTCATGTGAAAGATAAGATCGTAGCGGCTCCGGGCCGCAACTTTCAGTGGATGATGCAGAACATTGGCGGCGTGGATATCTATGGGGCAGATGCCAGTGTACAGCTGTCCCCCAGATTGCTGAATCAGGTACAAACGGACTTCTCCGTGAAATATACCTATCAGAAAGCCCTGGATGTGACGGATCCGCAGGAGGTCAATTATAAAGACCAGATCGCCTATGTACCCGTACACAGCGGTTCCTTTATTGCACACGCTTCCTGGAATAAATGGGATATTAATTATAGCTTTATATATGTCGGGGAACGTTATTTCCTGAATACCAATGTACCCTTGTACTACCTGGAACCATGGTATACCAGTGATCTGTCAGTATCCACCAGCTTTCTCTTTAAGCATAAGCTGATCAAGCTGACGGGAGAACTTAACAATGTTTTTAACCAGTATTACGACGTTGTAATCAACTACCCGATGCCGGGGCGTTATTACCGTCTGACCGCGAGTATAAATTTCTGA
- a CDS encoding DUF5074 domain-containing protein: MYKNLRLWLLGGLLLAAACKTDDDVVIPSKYGTGFLMVTEGNYGTRAGDLNFFDYDKDTVIEYVYSAENPGKTLGPNTSTMEFGTVYNNKIYLVGKYGAPMVVLDAKTLKETNRIESLPGDDGRSFVGVDETRGLLSTSTGVFPVNLTNLTLGTAIPGVTGEVTDMFRSGNHIFLLSVNDGIVVLNTNDYSVAKKLGTAVSGFVQSQDGSVWAASKTQLKKINAGALSVDSITTNFPVYYNEFTYNSSSMVASTTENAIYIISGNNKVYKYLPGQAASLNTPFITLPSGQYFFGKGIWFDRIRNILVLNSNANLYGADINNQLYIHSAANGALLHATSYKGYFFPGMIIN; the protein is encoded by the coding sequence ATGTATAAAAATTTACGCCTCTGGTTATTAGGTGGTCTGTTACTAGCCGCTGCCTGTAAAACGGATGATGATGTAGTCATCCCATCAAAGTATGGCACCGGCTTTCTGATGGTAACGGAAGGTAACTATGGTACAAGAGCAGGGGATCTTAACTTCTTTGACTATGACAAGGATACGGTAATAGAATACGTCTACAGCGCTGAAAATCCCGGTAAAACATTAGGTCCGAATACCAGTACCATGGAGTTTGGTACCGTTTATAATAATAAAATATATCTTGTTGGTAAATACGGCGCTCCAATGGTCGTGCTGGATGCCAAAACATTAAAAGAAACCAATCGTATCGAGTCTTTGCCGGGCGATGATGGCCGTTCATTTGTCGGTGTGGATGAAACAAGAGGTTTGCTAAGTACCAGCACCGGCGTTTTCCCCGTAAACCTGACTAACCTTACGCTCGGCACGGCCATTCCAGGGGTAACAGGAGAAGTAACAGATATGTTCAGAAGTGGCAATCATATTTTTCTCCTGTCTGTGAACGATGGTATCGTGGTACTCAATACCAATGACTACAGTGTCGCAAAGAAACTCGGTACAGCAGTATCTGGCTTTGTACAAAGCCAGGACGGTAGCGTATGGGCGGCTTCGAAAACACAGCTGAAAAAGATCAATGCCGGTGCATTGTCTGTAGACAGCATCACCACCAATTTCCCGGTGTATTACAATGAATTTACCTACAATAGCAGCTCGATGGTAGCATCTACCACTGAAAATGCGATCTATATAATCTCCGGTAACAATAAAGTCTATAAATATCTTCCGGGACAGGCAGCATCTCTGAATACGCCATTTATCACATTGCCTTCAGGACAGTACTTCTTCGGAAAGGGTATCTGGTTTGATCGTATCAGAAATATACTGGTGCTGAACAGTAATGCGAATCTGTATGGCGCTGATATTAATAACCAGCTGTATATACATAGTGCGGCAAATGGCGCGCTGCTGCACGCAACGAGTTACAAGGGGTATTTCTTCCCGGGCATGATAATCAATTAG